TGTGCCAGCAAAAGAGGAGGGGTGAGAGGCTGGGAATTTATTATTTTACCCACAAATGCTTTCTTCTAGCCACAAAAAAGGAAGCAGTCAATACTTGTTTGGCAAGTGATGTTACATTGCAAATGCCTGAAAAAAATGTACACAGTATAGTGATACCATACCACTTTTAACTTATGTaattaggaggaggaggaggaggaggaggaggaagtaaaAGTCTTCTAGTATgtccacacaacattttggagcAAGTCTCAGGCCtctgagcctgagctccagcccaagtcagAACCTCAAAGCACTGTCTCTACAGTTGTTTTTAGAGCGCTAGCTTGTGCTCACTCCAAAATGCCATGTAGTCATATCTTTAGCGTTTCCTGGTATCTTCCCCTCTGCAAATATTTTGGAAATGCCTGTCCTTCACTGTAAACtaataaaaaaattgttctccAAGAAGTATTTCCTAAGCCCAGACTTAGTTCATCTGTGGCAGAGATGGTTTCAAAGCATTAAGAGAGGATGTGAACTCAATAAAGCAGGGAAAACACTTCAACTTTTCCTTCATTTTGGCCAAATTTTTAAGAAAGGGCTCCTGCAacatcctccttgtaacaaatCCTGTTGGGAAGTGCTTGCTGCCAGAACCCAAGTCTAAACACTCCACGTTCAGAGGCAAAAGTATGAACAAAATGAGTGCCCCATTTGGAATCTGCTCTCCCTGGAAGCCAGTCAAATCCAAAGTGAACTTTAGGCCATGTCGAAAGATATTTCATTAGGatttgaaaactttttttgtgCTCTAAAGTCTGTTTTGAAAGCCCGAGCCGCCacattatttatttctatagTAATTCTCAATCTGACTTTTTAGAGTACCAAGGAAAATAGAATTGAATACGAGACTCTATTTAGATACAATGATGTTCTGTTACTTGGAGAAGATATCCTTTGTGGAACCACATCCCAATACCACATACCATACCAATAATATAGCACAATGTATTTTGTCATTTGACTTGGGTAATTCTGATTTGAAGTAGAAACAAAATAGAAAGTGGAAATCAAAGCTAAATTACCATATCGAAACAACACATGAAAGTACGTTACACTAATGCCTAACAATACAGGAATGGTGGGATGATCTATCCTACAGCTAGATCAACATTCACACTGTGCTAAGAACACACCGTTAGCAATCATCTAACCAGAGCACCAGAGGAAACAGAGCATGAACCTAGAAACCAGTTTGAAGAATTCATTCCAAAGAACAGATACCATAAGGAAATGAGTGGTAGACCCTCTAACACACCTGGCTCCATGTAAGCCAGAGAGATGTAATGGCACATCTCTAGCCATCCCGCAGTTCCTtcagaatttcagttttcatagaaatacatttttaagcCGTATGGTTTACCTTCTAAATATGAACGATTATGATGTTGTCTTCCCAGTTCTGTATACTGCCTGAATCAATAGACtaaggctatgcctacactgTACCTCTTGTGATGGTGTGTAGggttgtcatgatataattccccactctgaaccttagcgtccaaaagatggggtaccagcatgaattcctctaagttcaattaccagcttagaacctgtagcgctgccaccaaccaggaattccagtgcctggtacactctggtccccacaaaacctggctcggggacccccaagacccagaccctctggatcttaacacaaggaaagtaaaccctttccttcatcgttgcctttcccagacttcccctccctgggttaccctggaagaccactgtgattcaaaccccttgaatcctgaaacagagaggaaaatgcaccttcccccctccttctctcttcccctcccagattctccctgagagacagtaatcctaacacagagagaatttagcctctctctcccccttccctcctgtctccccaccaattccctggtgaatccagacccagtcccctggggtctcaccagaataaaaaaaacaattaggtttttaaacaagaaacttttaattaaagagagaaaaaacagtaaaaattagctttgtaaatttaaaatggaataggtacagggtctttcagctatagacactgggaacaccctcccagcctaagtatacaagtacaaattaaaatcttttcagcaaaataccaatttgaactcctcccagccaaatacacatttgaactccttccaaccaaatacacatttgcaaataaagaaaacaaacataagcctaactcgccttatctacctagtactcactattttgaatctataagaacctgtatcagggagattggagagaaacctggttgcacgtctgatccctctgagccccccagagtgaacgacaaccaaaactaacagcacagcacaaaaacttccctccctcaagatttaaaagtatcctgtcctctgattggtcctcgggtcaggtgacagccaggctcactgatcttgttaaccctttacagtgaaagagatataaagtacttctgtgctattaatttttcttatctgtttatgacaagggtgtATAGCTACaagccacagtgaaaagcagggtGGTCCAAGttgcagcatgtagctacatgtgtcagtgaaatcctctggcaagggggaggcagcaggaaaacGCTTGGCAGCAGAGAGCTCCTAGAGCCTTTCCCTACTGCCTCCCCACACCAGAGTCTTTCTGTGTTGCAGCTGCCTTCCTCTGTGGCAGGGAATGGCTCTGGcaactccctgctgctggagccttttactggcagggagctgccagagacTTTCCTTGCCCCAGGGAAAGGCTCctacagcagggagctgctggccaGTAGCagagagctgccagagcctttccccgctACAAGGAAAgatcccagcagctccctgctttaGGAGTCTTTCCCTGGGGTGGAGAGTGGCTCCATCAGCAGGACCTTATATTgataaaacaatgaggagtacttatggtaccttagagactaaaatttatttggccataagcttttgtgggctaaaacccacttcatctgatgcatccgataaagtgggatgtagcccatgaaagcttatgctcaaataaatttgctggtctccaagatgccacaagtactcctcgttgtttttgctgatacagactaacacggctaccactctgaaacctgtatattGATAAAAATAGTATTGTTGACAGGTAGGCACTGCTTGAGTGAATAGAGAGCCCCACACCCACATAGTTCAGGCATACCTTTACTTACAATCAATTGTTATTTATACCCATGTTAGAAGTGTGTGTAGTGTAAGTACTTCACACATCGCTGAAAGGAatttgcagtatagatgtacccttagctGTGTAGTGCTCCCATTCATCTGAGGAGTTAATGCAGAAGTATAAAGGTGAACACATTTAAATGTCCactttgttaactatttcactcaaTATCTGTAGCAGAAATATCCAGTTAATGTGTTTCTCTGTCATGCTGGATATCACAGCAGTTGAGACAGTCAAAACGACCTTTCAAGACCATAAGGCACGGCAGGATTTTTCCTTCCAGCAGTGTTCTTCAATCCAGTTTTAAAATAATCCCAGTGATAGGGCTTTTTCCACTTCGGGTGGTAAACACAACACACTCTAATACATTTCAGTTAGATATTGCAAACCAATTTAATACCAATATAGGCATGGCCTCTTGCCGACTGCATGCCTCGAGCCCAAAACACAATACTGTGTGTCTGTCGAACACTTCATGTGACTTCAAGTACCCAGTCTGGATAAGACTAGGAAGCATACTCAGAATTATTTATTGGAAAAGGCACTCCTCCTGGTTCCATATATGCATCAAAACACAGTGCACATGCCACCTGCCCACACTGGACCTCAACTTCAGTTTCAGTGATTTGCCTGACAAAGAGTAAGTCAATGACAGATCTAGAGTTAGAACCtataggtctgatccaaagctcatttaaGTCACAggaaagactcccagtgactggaatgggctttggatcaggccttaattcTCCTGATACCATATCTAATTCCGTAACTAAATATCATAGCCAACATAATTTACTATATCGGTCTCAGTTTTcaaatctttaaaatggggatagcaaTATCagcatttccatatttttttaagtaaCTAAGTTTCCTGATTttctatcaatttttttttaaagaattgtgCTATCTATTAAGATATTTTCACTTTCAGCTATTGATACATATTTACAACCTGAATTGCAGTTTAGCAATTGTCAGATAACATGTATTGAGACAGAGGATCTCTTCTGTGCACAGTACTAAAAACATAGATTTTAGTTTGAACTGTGCAGCTTGTAACACCTTGTCAGGAGTTGCCAGTCATCTAATGTTCACACCCAAAGAAATGCCTTTTCAGTATACTAATCATTATTAAAACCAGAGATATATGTAGGCCCTTACACACATTTGGGTTCGTTTGGCCATAGGTTTACCACAGAATAACACAGAAAGATACAAATCACTTCAGCAAGATGTATACTTACTTTGTATGTTATTTTCTAACAGAAACTCCTGTGAACTCAGTGTTAAACTTCAGATAAAATTCACTAGGCTCCTCAGTTCAAAAGAGTTGTTCTCGTgcacaaatacaataaaataaagctCTCTAtagtacagtgcctagaacactGGGGACCTGGCATGGGTATGGCCTCTAAGCCCAACCTAAGTAGCAATAACCCATAAGACATATGGAAGGCAGTAAAAGAGGATCTATTACTCTCAGATtacccttcctctccatccctcaAAAGGTACAACAACTGAGCATCAGAATGTGGAATAATGGTTGGATTTCTCTGATCACGGCCTTCCTGTGAAGCTCGTGAAGAATTAAAACGTGATTTTGCAAAAAAGGAGGCTCTGGTGTTTCAGATACCCCCAGGAGTACACTTAAGTTATAAATCATAGCTATAACAAAGTCTCTTCCTGCATCCTTAACTGCCAAGAAAAACTAAACGGTCCTGGCACTCTAAGGATATGTAAAGAGAGACTTCAGGacacaaacttttaaaaactagCAATATATTGTACATGATCTACatttttcttatgtttttaagtttacaagtttgtttgttttttaaattatttgaccATGGATATCAGTCACTTCTCGAAATTGGAAACTTTCACCTACCCAGAAAAGATTAGCTGTCTGTGAAGAAATTTTTTATAAAAGGATTACAgctaacaaaaagagaaaaagtttTCTGCTCTTTACTGAACATCATATATTTGTTTGGATTAGTACTAAGCCTTTAAAAAAGTTTCTTGTCTAGAATATGTAAAACAGTATTCTAGATATTGCTTCCAAGAGGATGACTTTTTCTTCAAAACATGATTTTCCTTGAAGATAAACACAAGTTCAGAATACAATGTACGTAGTTCCTATGTATAGCCATTGGCTGCTTACCTAGTATAAGATTACTTTTACAAGAGACTATTGCTATTGAAGATGTCTTGAACTCTTACGATCGGGTATaaaatccccacccccacacatctacacacacacaccactgttTCATATAATGATCCCAGGAACTTCAGAACACTAAACTGATAGCTCCATCCAGTACAGTCAAATGCCCTTCCAACAGTTAGGgataacccccccccccggtcccaaGATCTTTGGCAAACAAATCGATAGCATTTAATACTTTTTAGATTTATACTCTTCTTACTGATTCTAGTAGTTAGGAATCAGGAGGATGGGATCATATTCTCTGACTACATGCAATTTAATTTGAGTGGAGCACACTGAATTTTCCTTTCAGTACAGGAATGCTCACAACTGTGTACTTTAGTTATCAAAATTGTTGATTAATCAAGAAAGATGAACATTTTTTAGATGGCAAGTTTTTATTGCTATTTAGAGTTTGCCATACACACTACTGATCTGCATTTCTGCTTGCTTCATGCATTTATGGAATTTAGCAAATGTCTTCAGAGCTAACAGAGTTCTGAACTTCTAGCTAAgacaaaagtaaatattttgatattttaaatgtacagctTAATGAACTATTTTAATTACGTTTTCTTAGCTAGGAGCACTTATCCTTCCCATCTCTTctgatactgaagtccttaaatagTTCTCTGGGGTATACCTTACATAATGCAAAAACccacaaaggaaagaaaagcaaGTCAAAACTCCCAGCTATTACAGAGCACAAAATAGCTCCATAAACCCCCTCCTGACTTCATTGTGGGTTTCGCAGGTGGTGGCACTATAGAACTGAACTCTTAATCATACACTGTGTGACATCCCCATTAGTCAACTAATATAGCacaaattgtttcatttactcAATCTTCATTATAAACAAATCTGGAATAGCTTTTTCCTTGCCAAAAAACCTTAAAAGACTATATCACCGATTTCTCAAGATTAGGATACTATTTCGTTTATAAAAACATGTAAATATGATTTGAAAAAGGCACGAGTTCTCAAATACTGTAAAAGGTTTAGTTTCCAAACAATTTTGCAAGTATCATCTCAATCAAGAAGATAAATATTCTCTTATCAATCTATAACACCTGGGTCACAAAGGTCCAGTCAAAACACAAGTTGTTACAGCTCAAAAGTAGATACCGAACTAGAGGGGAACTATAAGAATCTTCTTTAACAATAtgaatttacattaaaaaaatttaatcatCATCAAATTTAATCTTCTTCCCCTGGAATGCTGTAATTTGAGATATTTGTTCCCGACGCTTCTTGCTTGCTTCCCACGAAGGATGAAGCGATTGCTCTaaatgctcttttttattttcatacttTATACCTGCAGCTTTAGCAATGTGTGCTCTCTTTACCCGCAGTTCATTTTTTGGAAAAGCTGtgcataaaatacaataaaaaacattaaatgcaACTATGTCATGAACATATACAAAACCAGGTAATACATACTATAAATACCTTAAAATAAGGGTAAGTATTTACTGGCAGCCAATATAACTAAGCCAATATATAATAAGTGAGACATACCATATAATCTCCAATATCCATTCCTAATGAGACACGCATAAGATACATATATGAACACATGATTAtactttatacttttttttttaaaatatccagaaAGATTGCTAAGGAGGAAGGAAGATTATCCTTCTTCTCACAAATCAGCAAACTGCCAGTTCATGAACAGCAAATATGCTCAAGATGATATGATTAAGATGGCAGAAGGCTCTGGGGTTTCAATTGAAAATTTGTGTGGATTTATTACCCTGCATAAGAGTCATCACAATCTCTGATTTTATTGTACAGTATACTGATGACAGATGGGTCACTGGACATCTGATTTTAGAGTAGCGCTTTCAATATGAGATCGACACATAATTTCTTTGATGTAGCAAAAAAAATCCTAATCTTTAAAAGAGCAGAATGAGCCATAAACTGGGTAAAACGTTCAAGTGGCTAAAATAATTTGCTGGGATGAACCACTTGATGAGATTAAGGGTTGTATTCCGTCACTTTTACTCACACTCAGGTTGTACCTTTTTCCATGAGTAGTTTCATGGAGTAAGATATTAACGTAGGGAAAGGTGGCAGAGTACAGACCTGTAGGATTTTTGCTTTTGATAACTATTTCAAATCATGGAAACATATAACATCAAACCGTTTCTACAAGCTAAAGGGCAAGTGCAATCCCTTGACGACTTAAACAGAAATATCTGAATAAAcgtcactaagggcttgtctacatgaacatttagttcGTGGTAAGGGTGGGAATCTACCCTGCTGCAGATTAACTATCTATGTAGACCTTGACGATGCACATTTACGGTTTGATAACATTCTTTGTTCTAGTCCTCTCTGAAATGGAACTAAACCAAACCACATTAACATATTGTTAATGTATGTTAAGAAGGTCCACACAAGTTAGTAGGGGGGTAGATTCCCACTTCAGTTTGCCGCAAACTAATTGTTTTCATGCAGACAAGTCCTAAACTGAAATATGAAACAAACCAGAATACCTCACTGTGATTAGTCCTATAGGGATAAGTGTAGCTTGACAGGTTTTACTTTGGCATTTTAAGGAATTCAAATGGAGCAGCAGTACCATGAACACTTACCTGTTCTTCTGTTTTTGGAAGTCTGATAGTTAACATTTctaaaaaacaagaaaataatatTAAAGATCTTTCAAGAAAAGAACAACAATAGAAGATATGTTGGAAAAAATGGCCAATTCCACCATACTTGCTGGATAATCTACATGGCACTAGGGTATGGTAGCAATAAACAGCTTTTGCTATTGATTAACAATGAAGTGAAACTGTGACGTGAAACCAATGCAAGAACTATATACAAtttatatttttgtatataaCTGTGATTTTGGTTATTGGCTCATCTTGAACTTTTGAGGTCAGCTTTTATGAAGGTCAGGAGCAGTTAACATTGCTGTGAGCATCTTTTTAGGACTTTCTATTGATACTGACACAAATAACTTTCCTGAGCAGGGAAGAATTTGAAAAATGCATAATGGTCAAGGAATAATGTGACTGGATACAAAAAGCCAATCCAAATACTCTGAGCAGTGATTGGCTGAAATTCTGCTCAGTTGATGGAAATATTACAATTACTCTATAATTTCTAtaacagaaatggaaaagaatACCTCTTCATATTTTTGGATTTCTGATCAGATCTGGACAGAGAATTGCAAAATACTGATTCCAACTTCATTGCTTTTGCACTTGGTTTACTTCCTTCTGTGATGACATCCTGCATCGTCATAAACTTTGAgtcctttgttttgtttagttttttcttttcctttgctgAAGAAAGGTCACTATTtgccactttcttcttctttttctttacttTGCCGATGAAGAAATCATCATCGCTAATACTATCTTCAGAATTGGATGACTGGTTATAAAACCTCTCTTCCGTGCTGTCATCAAAATACTCTTTGTTATCAAATTCTTCCATATCACTAACATCACTCTTTGATTTGTTCGTTATCCTGAACCTGTTCGCACttgtaatttttcttctttttggccAGTCAATTGTCATTTCTGTTTGATCCTGAACTATGGAATGTTCTTCTGAAGTTTGCAATGACAAATCGCCCGGAAAATCTGTTATTTCAGTCTCTGAAGATTTCTGCTCACATTCGCTCTCACAGATTTGTTTATTTTCTATGTTAGTAGCTGTTTTCACATTCATCTTGGTTTTAGCTTCTTGCTGTTTTAGAACCAGTGTATGTGTCTGGTTATCTACATTGCTATTAGAATGTTGCCTCAATTTAGGCTTTTGAGAAAGCTGTTCTTCTGATTTATGATCATATGAAGATTGAGTTTTAGGTGGCTTCTGTCTTGCATCCTTAAAGGCTTTTACTGCAGCTACAAAAATAATAGCAAATACAGTTATTGCAGCATCATACAGTACATACACTAGTTAAAACAATGTTCAAGTGGCCATGACACTAAGTTTGCAAGTTAGATTCACTATGCTGAACAAGTATGAGATATTTTTGGTGCCTTCACTAGACCATTCAGCAAGTAAAAGTAGGGGctgaaatggtttgaagtaatgTCAAAGAGGAAGAGTGGGGAAATCAGAACTGAGTGAGGGCTCCTATTGCATGTAGTGAACTCAACATCCGATGATTTTCATTGATTCAAGTTAATGTCAGGTGATATTTTGAGTATGGAAAAACTGCACACACGTTATACATACACACGTATAATTATAGGCACCTAGCAGTGAATGTCATTAGCTAAGGTTATTTCCACCATAACCTTTTTTCACAGGCTAATTTTTTCTGGAACATTCACCCTTTGGCCTGGAATTTTCCATATCTGCTTTCTGCCCAACAGCAAGCACAACCAACATGCCTCAACCTTCTTTTAGCCTACGTCTAGACTGTATACCACTAGAGGTGGCGTGTAGGGTATGTCAGAGCTGCGGTGAAAAGCACGCTATGTCCATACTGGAAACAGTGCAAACTGCCTTAGGATactttgaaaacctcagccttAAATATCTCCAATATAGTGTCTTTACAGAGTTAATATAGGTGCTGCCCTAAATATGATTCATCACCAATTTAGCAGAGGCTTCTGGATTTTATGAATAATATAATCcctctctctgctagctgctATGCAATTGAGTGTTTTACACCTATTAACCAGCTTAGTAGTTAATATTACAAAACTATTTTAGGTCTGTGACTTCATCTCGGCTAGCTGGCTTAAATTTGGTAATACAAGTGTGTAACAGTACATACAGCTATTAGCAAACAGTGCATACACCTAATAGCAaatactgtcaagtatcagaggggtagccgtgttagtctggatctgcaacagcagcaaagagtcctgtggcaccttacagactaacagacgtattggagcatgagcttttgtgggtgaatatccacttcgtcggatgcatgtagtggaaatttccagaataGCAAATACTATTACTGTGGGTTAAAAAGCAGAGACAAATATGGAAGCAATTTAATATTAATCAAAAGTGACCAACATATTCAGGCTATAATAAGTCAATTCATTATTGacactatatatttatattttctctctattAAAAATTCAGACCCTTACAGAATAAAGGGAGCCTCAGTTTTCAGAATATAATTGTAAAACCTTTAAAATTCATCTGTGCGGCTAAGGCAAGTATCCTTATTTGAGACAGAGTGTAATTATATTACCTCTTCCAAAACACCATTTTTAAGGGGTAGAACAAGATAACGTGCATAAACAAATACAGGAATTTCAACAAGATGAGATTGTCTATTTCATACCTTTAATATCAGCAATTTTTGTCTTTAACAGTGGGTGTGCTGCTAGTCTAGCAGTCGCTCTGTCAGCTGCAGTGGAATTTGGCtgtatacaaaaaataaaaaaataagtaagAAATGTTATATGGTGATAAGGTGGTTGTGTAGATTTGCCTGATCCATACTACAAGATACACTAGTGACAGATTATGGACCTCCCATCCcactaaaaaacaaaccaaaccccaaGACAATACAAGTTTAAATGTTACCAGGCCTGCTCACCACACATTTGTCTTAAATTAAAATCTCACATCATCCCAAGGAGCATGGAAGAATTTGACTATGGAGCTATTGATAAGAACATCACAAATATGCACCATTGCAATTGCCCTATTGTTAAATATGAGTGATATTGTTGATGTTTCTGTTTAAGAATAGATTGTCTGCACATCTTCCAGGCTTGAATAACATACTACAATTTTTCATTCACTGCATATTTGCTATATTGGTCTACAATAATTCAAAAAAAGGCTGAAGAGGACTGTATACACAAGGCCACCTCCTCTTGGCTGGAGGGGTAATTACTGTTAAGTCAGATAATATTGTTCATCTTCCTTTTTTGATAGAGCTCTAGAGACTAAATTTTGAAGTCATTACTATTATTTCCAATAGGGCTCACAATGTAGCAGGTGCTTTCCAAACATGAGACAACATCGCTCCTTGTCTCCAAGAACTTTTCAGTCTAAAAGGCAAACAGACGAAGGGGTAGAGGAGAAGCGTACATATGTAAATAAGGTAGTCAAAGTAGCAAATGGCCACATTTTAGCAACACAGTTTGAAAAATACAACAcacttgtgttttttaaatagaggTTATAACAAGGCTGTGGATAAACAGTAATAGGCAACCACCTGACTTCCTGTAGGAGTCACAGTAGAAGTCAACTTTTAGGAAGTATCTGAACACGAAGAAGGTAgcaaggttttggaaaaaaatttgaaggagaaagtacatTGAgtacattgaggtcaatggtaattgggacaagttacaacatggttttactaaagatagatcatgccaaaccaacctgttctccttctttgagaaggtgacagattatttagacaaaggaaatgcagtagatctaatttacctcgatttcagtaaggcatttgacacggttccaaatggggaattattagttaaattggaaaagatggggatcaatatgaaaattgaaaggtggataaggaactggttaaaggggagactccaacgggtagtactgaagggtgaactgtcaggctggaaggaggttactagtggagttcctcaaggatcagttttgggaccaatcttatttaacctttttattactgaccttggcacaaaaagcgggaatgtgctaataaagtttgcggatgacacaaaactggggggtattgctaacacagagaaggaccgagatatcatacaggaagatctggatgacctagtaaactggagtaatagtaataggatgaaatttaatagtgaaaagtgctaggtcatgcacttagggattaataataagaattttaggtatacattggggacacatcattTGGAAGCGACagaagagaaggaccttggagtattggttgatcacaggatgactatgagccgccaatgtgatatggccattaaaaaagctaatgcagttttaggatgcatcagctgaggtatttccagcaaagataaggaggtgttagtaccgttatataaggcactggtgagacctcatctggaatactgtgtgcagttctggtgtcccatgtttaagaaggatgaattcaaactggaacaggttcagagatgggctactaggatgatccgaggaatggaaaacctgccttatgaaaggagactcaaagagcttggcttgtttagcctaaccaaaagaaggctgaggagggataggcttgctctttataaatatatcagagggattaatattagggagggagaggaattatttaagcttagtaccaatgtaggcacaagaacaaatgggtataaactggacactaggaagtttagacttgaaattagacaaaggtttctaaccattagaggagtgaagttctggaacagtcttccaaggggagtagtgggggcaaaagacatatctggctttaagactaagcttgataagtttatggaagggatggtatgatgggatagcttaattttggcaactgatctttgattatcagcagataagtatgcccagtgttctgtgatgggatgggatctgagttactgcagagaattctttcctgagtgctggctggtgagtcttgcccacatgctcagggtttagctgatcgccatatttggggtcgggaaggaattttcctccggggcagattggcagaggccctggaggttttttcccttcctctgcagcatggggcatgggtcacttgctggtggatcctctgcagcttgaggtcttcaaaccacaatttgaagacttcaataagtcggacataggttaggggtttgttatag
This genomic interval from Gopherus evgoodei ecotype Sinaloan lineage chromosome 6, rGopEvg1_v1.p, whole genome shotgun sequence contains the following:
- the SRFBP1 gene encoding serum response factor-binding protein 1 isoform X3, whose protein sequence is MAQVLNLNNEEMKPDQVTKLALEGEINFEQVCKKPNSTAADRATARLAAHPLLKTKIADIKAAVKAFKDARQKPPKTQSSYDHKSEEQLSQKPKLRQHSNSNVDNQTHTLVLKQQEAKTKMNVKTATNIENKQICESECEQKSSETEITDFPGDLSLQTSEEHSIVQDQTEMTIDWPKRRKITSANRFRITNKSKSDVSDMEEFDNKEYFDDSTEERFYNQSSNSEDSISDDDFFIGKVKKKKKKVANSDLSSAKEKKKLNKTKDSKFMTMQDVITEGSKPSAKAMKLESVFCNSLSRSDQKSKNMKRNVNYQTSKNRRTAFPKNELRVKRAHIAKAAGIKYENKKEHLEQSLHPSWEASKKRREQISQITAFQGKKIKFDDD
- the SRFBP1 gene encoding serum response factor-binding protein 1 isoform X1, whose amino-acid sequence is MAQVLNLNNEVVKMRKEVKKARVLTIRKLTRHIAKLKLKKGSEDMVLKNQRRAERLLEEIHAMKEMKPDQVTKLALEGEINFEQVCKKPNSTAADRATARLAAHPLLKTKIADIKAAVKAFKDARQKPPKTQSSYDHKSEEQLSQKPKLRQHSNSNVDNQTHTLVLKQQEAKTKMNVKTATNIENKQICESECEQKSSETEITDFPGDLSLQTSEEHSIVQDQTEMTIDWPKRRKITSANRFRITNKSKSDVSDMEEFDNKEYFDDSTEERFYNQSSNSEDSISDDDFFIGKVKKKKKKVANSDLSSAKEKKKLNKTKDSKFMTMQDVITEGSKPSAKAMKLESVFCNSLSRSDQKSKNMKRNVNYQTSKNRRTAFPKNELRVKRAHIAKAAGIKYENKKEHLEQSLHPSWEASKKRREQISQITAFQGKKIKFDDD
- the SRFBP1 gene encoding serum response factor-binding protein 1 isoform X2; protein product: MRGSEDMVLKNQRRAERLLEEIHAMKEMKPDQVTKLALEGEINFEQVCKKPNSTAADRATARLAAHPLLKTKIADIKAAVKAFKDARQKPPKTQSSYDHKSEEQLSQKPKLRQHSNSNVDNQTHTLVLKQQEAKTKMNVKTATNIENKQICESECEQKSSETEITDFPGDLSLQTSEEHSIVQDQTEMTIDWPKRRKITSANRFRITNKSKSDVSDMEEFDNKEYFDDSTEERFYNQSSNSEDSISDDDFFIGKVKKKKKKVANSDLSSAKEKKKLNKTKDSKFMTMQDVITEGSKPSAKAMKLESVFCNSLSRSDQKSKNMKRNVNYQTSKNRRTAFPKNELRVKRAHIAKAAGIKYENKKEHLEQSLHPSWEASKKRREQISQITAFQGKKIKFDDD
- the SRFBP1 gene encoding serum response factor-binding protein 1 isoform X4; translation: MPVFPYEMKPDQVTKLALEGEINFEQVCKKPNSTAADRATARLAAHPLLKTKIADIKAAVKAFKDARQKPPKTQSSYDHKSEEQLSQKPKLRQHSNSNVDNQTHTLVLKQQEAKTKMNVKTATNIENKQICESECEQKSSETEITDFPGDLSLQTSEEHSIVQDQTEMTIDWPKRRKITSANRFRITNKSKSDVSDMEEFDNKEYFDDSTEERFYNQSSNSEDSISDDDFFIGKVKKKKKKVANSDLSSAKEKKKLNKTKDSKFMTMQDVITEGSKPSAKAMKLESVFCNSLSRSDQKSKNMKRNVNYQTSKNRRTAFPKNELRVKRAHIAKAAGIKYENKKEHLEQSLHPSWEASKKRREQISQITAFQGKKIKFDDD